In Clostridium sporogenes, one genomic interval encodes:
- a CDS encoding AEC family transporter, with protein sequence MKATDIEGGEIKISLLLMKQIAKLFLIMAMGFILVKTRLMKAEESRSLSIVVIYLIMPCVIINAFQVEYTESIRNGLILAFVAAVLIHVVLIILIKILERIFHLDAVEKASIMYSNAGNLIIPIVTSVLGKEWVIYSSAFLSVQIILLWTHGRMVLCEEGKIDLKKILLNINMITIFFGILLFITGIQLPDIITETMESVSAMIGPTSMVVMGMLIGNMSLKQGFAHKKIYLITFLKMIVCPIIILLLLKYGGMAKILPNGKMILLISLLATITPSASTVTQMAQIYGKNAEYASIINVGTTIVCIVTMPIMVWLYQI encoded by the coding sequence ATGAAAGCAACAGATATAGAAGGAGGTGAAATCAAGATTAGTTTATTATTAATGAAACAGATTGCCAAACTTTTTTTAATTATGGCTATGGGATTTATATTGGTTAAAACCCGTTTAATGAAAGCAGAAGAGAGCAGAAGCCTTTCAATAGTTGTTATCTATCTAATAATGCCCTGTGTAATTATCAATGCTTTTCAAGTGGAATATACAGAAAGCATCCGGAATGGATTGATTCTTGCTTTTGTGGCAGCAGTATTGATTCATGTTGTACTGATAATTTTAATAAAAATACTTGAAAGGATATTTCACTTGGATGCAGTTGAAAAAGCATCCATTATGTATTCAAATGCCGGAAATTTGATTATTCCTATTGTGACTTCTGTCTTGGGAAAAGAATGGGTTATTTATTCCAGTGCTTTCTTATCTGTACAGATAATTCTTCTCTGGACTCATGGCAGGATGGTACTCTGTGAAGAAGGAAAAATAGATTTAAAAAAAATTCTTTTAAATATCAATATGATTACTATTTTCTTTGGTATTTTATTATTTATTACAGGAATACAATTGCCAGATATTATCACGGAAACCATGGAATCAGTAAGTGCTATGATTGGTCCTACTAGCATGGTGGTGATGGGAATGCTCATCGGAAACATGAGCTTGAAACAGGGATTTGCACACAAGAAAATTTACCTAATTACGTTCCTAAAAATGATAGTATGTCCGATTATAATCCTATTACTACTTAAATATGGCGGAATGGCAAAGATATTACCCAATGGGAAGATGATTTTGCTTATTAGTCTTCTTGCCACAATCACCCCTTCCGCATCAACAGTTACGCAAATGGCTCAAATCTATGGAAAAAATGCAGAATATGCAAGTATTATAAATGTAGGTACAACTATTGTTTGTATTGTAACAATGCCAATTATGGTTTGGTTGTATCAGATATAA
- a CDS encoding GTP-binding protein, giving the protein MNKTIGILAHVDAGKTTFAEQILYHTKSIKSRGRVDHKNSFLDNHKIEKERGITVFSEQGTFNYKDSTYYLIDTPGHMDFSSEMERAIQVMDYAVIIISGVEGIQGHTETVWNLLRKHNIPVLFFINKIDRVGANPQNVVEDIKLNFTKNAFLIDKSLSNEDLSPELIEFIAEQDECLLEKYLEDNYDKELWLKSMKKLIKSSEIFPCFIGSALQDIGIEDFLEDLHILTYTEYNEEEKFSGRVYKIRHDEQSNRLTYVKALSGSLKVKDEIALPNIENDFCEKVNEIRIYNGDKYINVDKVEAGQIFAVAGLNSANVGDGIGTLKDKATYNMVPTLKSKVIFDEALNVKDVLRYFKILEAEDPSLNIIWNEKFQEIQVYIMGVIQLEVLKNLMEERFHISIDFGPCEILYKETILYTVIGYGHFEPLGHYSEVHLKLEPAERNSGITFENLCHTDDLTVGNQNLVKTHIFEREHHGILTGSPITDIKITLLTGRAHNKHTSGGDFREATFRALRQGLEKAKNVLLEPYYSFKMEVPLDCMGRVLSDIQKLKGSFNPPETIDNRVIIKGRGPVATFMHYSVEFISFTKGKGKFNFIFDGYDICHNEEEVIEKIAYDKNADIEYTSTSIFCSKGQAFLVKYDEAEEYMHCLK; this is encoded by the coding sequence ATGAATAAGACAATAGGAATATTAGCACATGTGGATGCAGGTAAAACTACCTTTGCAGAACAAATATTATATCATACAAAAAGTATTAAAAGTAGAGGAAGAGTGGATCATAAAAACTCTTTTTTAGATAATCATAAAATTGAAAAAGAAAGAGGAATAACAGTATTTTCAGAACAAGGAACCTTTAATTATAAAGATTCTACATATTATCTTATAGACACTCCAGGACATATGGATTTTTCATCTGAAATGGAAAGAGCTATACAGGTTATGGATTATGCTGTGATTATAATAAGTGGAGTTGAAGGAATTCAAGGTCATACAGAAACAGTATGGAATCTTTTAAGAAAGCACAATATTCCTGTTCTTTTTTTCATAAATAAAATAGATAGAGTAGGAGCTAACCCTCAAAATGTAGTTGAAGACATAAAGCTTAATTTTACTAAAAATGCTTTTCTTATTGATAAATCATTAAGTAATGAAGATCTTTCGCCTGAGCTTATAGAATTTATTGCAGAGCAGGATGAATGTCTTTTAGAGAAATATTTAGAAGATAATTATGATAAAGAGTTATGGCTAAAGTCTATGAAAAAACTTATTAAATCAAGTGAGATTTTTCCTTGTTTTATAGGCTCCGCATTACAGGATATAGGCATAGAAGACTTTCTAGAAGACCTACATATTTTAACCTATACAGAATATAATGAAGAAGAAAAATTTAGTGGAAGAGTATATAAAATACGCCACGATGAACAAAGCAATAGATTAACCTATGTAAAAGCATTAAGTGGTAGTTTAAAGGTGAAAGACGAAATAGCTTTACCTAATATTGAAAATGATTTTTGTGAGAAGGTTAATGAGATAAGAATATATAATGGTGATAAATATATAAATGTAGATAAAGTTGAAGCGGGACAGATTTTTGCAGTAGCAGGCTTAAATTCTGCTAATGTAGGTGATGGAATTGGAACTTTGAAGGATAAAGCTACATATAATATGGTTCCAACTTTAAAATCAAAAGTTATATTTGATGAAGCGTTAAATGTAAAGGATGTTTTAAGGTATTTCAAAATACTAGAAGCAGAAGATCCCTCTTTAAATATAATTTGGAATGAAAAATTTCAAGAAATTCAAGTTTATATTATGGGTGTTATCCAATTAGAAGTTTTAAAGAATTTGATGGAAGAAAGATTTCATATATCAATAGATTTTGGCCCCTGTGAAATATTATATAAAGAAACTATTCTATATACAGTAATAGGATACGGCCATTTTGAACCTTTAGGACACTACTCAGAAGTTCATCTTAAATTAGAGCCAGCTGAGCGAAATAGTGGTATTACATTTGAAAATTTATGCCATACAGATGATTTAACAGTAGGGAATCAAAATTTAGTAAAGACTCATATTTTTGAAAGAGAGCATCATGGAATTTTAACAGGATCTCCTATAACAGATATAAAAATAACACTTTTAACTGGAAGAGCACATAATAAACATACCAGCGGAGGAGATTTTAGAGAAGCTACCTTTAGAGCTTTAAGGCAAGGATTAGAAAAGGCTAAAAATGTATTATTAGAACCTTATTATTCTTTTAAAATGGAAGTTCCATTAGATTGTATGGGAAGAGTCTTATCAGATATACAAAAGTTAAAGGGCTCTTTTAATCCTCCAGAAACAATTGATAATAGAGTTATTATAAAAGGAAGAGGACCAGTAGCAACATTTATGCATTATAGTGTAGAATTTATTTCTTTTACTAAAGGAAAGGGTAAATTTAATTTCATATTTGATGGGTACGATATTTGTCACAATGAAGAAGAAGTTATAGAAAAAATAGCTTATGATAAAAATGCAGATATTGAGTATACTTCAACTTCAATCTTTTGTTCTAAAGGACAAGCGTTTTTAGTTAAATATGATGAAGCAGAAGAATATATGCATTGTTTGAAATAA
- a CDS encoding heavy metal translocating P-type ATPase, producing the protein MNNVKSIFTDETKRNIFFLVLSGIALIVSFFDVGHLPVNVAWISIVLCGAPIIIGAIKGLITEFDIKADVLVSMALIASVIIGEIFAAGEVAFIMQIGALLEELTVAKAQAGIEKLVHLTPRTARIIRGGKEEIIDAKKVQVGDILRVLGGETIAVDGIITKGQTSIDQSVMTGESMPVDKSLGDEVSSGTVNQFGTFEMKAIKVGEDSSLQRMIRLVQSADAGKAKIVGIADRWATWIVVIAVTAAILTWIITGEIIRAVTILVVFCPCALVLATPTAIMAAIGNATKYGILVREGDALERLSKVKKIIFDKTGTLTYGKPEIVTVKSFSDNYTDEDLYEVLASAELRSEHPLGKAVVECFRQTGNISTEPEKFTMFPGRGVLAKVNGKKIFAGNEKLMKDNHISLKDEVLKEAKSYLSKGCTIIYIAIDNIMVGFSALSDTLRKNAPYMIRNIKVLGITPVLLTGDHAEAAGYISNKISISEVKADCLPEDKLDTINNIQIGGEMVCMVGDGVNDAPALKKAYVGIAMGGVGSDIAVDAADIALVSDDISQLPHLFELSKKMMTTIKINLSFSMILNFAAIILAITGVLNPIVGALVHNAGSVLVIINSALLLKWKKK; encoded by the coding sequence TTGAATAATGTAAAATCTATTTTTACTGATGAAACAAAACGAAACATATTTTTTCTTGTTTTATCCGGTATTGCTCTTATAGTTAGTTTTTTTGATGTGGGCCATTTACCTGTTAATGTGGCGTGGATTTCTATTGTTCTTTGCGGAGCTCCTATTATTATTGGAGCTATCAAAGGACTTATTACAGAATTTGATATAAAGGCTGATGTGCTTGTTTCAATGGCACTTATTGCATCTGTTATTATTGGAGAAATTTTTGCCGCTGGTGAGGTAGCTTTTATTATGCAAATCGGTGCATTACTTGAAGAACTTACTGTGGCAAAAGCACAGGCAGGAATTGAGAAATTAGTGCATCTGACACCGCGAACTGCAAGAATTATCCGAGGAGGCAAAGAAGAAATTATTGATGCAAAAAAGGTTCAGGTAGGGGATATTTTGCGTGTTCTTGGGGGAGAAACAATTGCAGTTGACGGAATAATTACAAAGGGACAAACATCTATTGATCAGTCCGTTATGACAGGAGAATCTATGCCTGTGGACAAATCTCTTGGAGATGAAGTATCAAGTGGAACAGTTAATCAGTTTGGTACATTTGAAATGAAAGCTATTAAAGTTGGAGAGGATAGTTCACTACAGCGTATGATACGACTTGTTCAATCCGCTGATGCAGGCAAGGCAAAAATAGTTGGCATTGCTGACCGATGGGCAACTTGGATTGTAGTTATTGCCGTTACCGCAGCAATTCTCACCTGGATTATTACAGGAGAGATTATCCGTGCTGTAACAATCCTTGTTGTATTTTGTCCATGTGCTTTAGTGCTTGCTACACCAACTGCAATTATGGCCGCAATTGGCAATGCTACAAAATATGGTATCTTAGTTCGTGAAGGTGATGCCTTAGAACGACTTTCAAAGGTAAAGAAAATTATCTTTGACAAAACAGGTACGTTAACTTACGGCAAACCAGAAATTGTAACAGTAAAAAGCTTTTCAGATAACTATACAGATGAAGATTTGTATGAAGTATTAGCATCTGCAGAACTGAGAAGTGAACATCCACTTGGGAAAGCAGTTGTAGAGTGTTTCAGACAGACTGGGAATATATCTACAGAACCTGAAAAGTTTACTATGTTTCCAGGAAGAGGTGTTTTGGCAAAAGTCAATGGGAAAAAAATTTTTGCAGGAAACGAAAAACTAATGAAAGATAATCATATTTCTTTAAAAGATGAAGTACTAAAGGAAGCAAAATCTTATCTTTCAAAAGGATGTACTATTATTTACATAGCAATAGACAATATTATGGTTGGTTTTTCTGCTTTGTCCGATACATTACGTAAAAATGCTCCATATATGATAAGAAATATTAAAGTTCTTGGAATCACCCCTGTTTTGCTCACAGGAGACCATGCTGAAGCGGCTGGATATATATCTAATAAGATTAGTATTTCTGAGGTAAAAGCAGATTGTTTACCAGAAGATAAGCTTGATACAATCAATAATATCCAAATTGGTGGAGAGATGGTCTGTATGGTAGGTGATGGTGTTAATGATGCACCTGCATTGAAAAAGGCTTATGTAGGTATTGCAATGGGAGGTGTAGGAAGTGATATTGCTGTAGATGCTGCGGATATTGCACTTGTCAGTGATGATATCAGTCAACTTCCCCATTTATTTGAACTTTCGAAAAAAATGATGACCACCATCAAGATTAACTTGAGCTTTTCAATGATACTAAATTTTGCTGCAATCATACTTGCAATAACAGGAGTACTTAATCCTATAGTAGGTGCCCTTGTTCATAATGCAGGCTCTGTACTTGTTATTATTAATTCTGCATTATTGCTTAAATGGAAGAAGAAATAA